From one Dermacentor variabilis isolate Ectoservices chromosome 3, ASM5094787v1, whole genome shotgun sequence genomic stretch:
- the LOC142575874 gene encoding uncharacterized protein LOC142575874, translated as MPKNQNTLACYLDKKTRTTQDVHFSAPSQLPKVTQTQATSGTRLYHCSAAEIAFTSGFATAVSQHVRDNAYEIIGPDHESPQGANNISVAEVSPIPLGSYHDR; from the exons atgccaaaaaatcaaaatacattggcatgttatttggacaagaaaacta ggacaacccaggatgtgcatttctcagcacccagtcaactgccaaaagtgactcaaacacaggccacca gtggaactcggctgtaccactgcagtgctgcggaaattgccttcaccagcggctttgcaacagctgtttcgcagcatgtca gagacaatgcctacgaaattattggccctgatcatgagagccctcaaggggcaaacaacatctctgttgcagaagtgagcccgataccacttggaagttaccatgacagatga